In one window of Coregonus clupeaformis isolate EN_2021a unplaced genomic scaffold, ASM2061545v1 scaf2623, whole genome shotgun sequence DNA:
- the LOC121572562 gene encoding uncharacterized protein LOC121572562 — MLVRELAVLNTQICKTEQHIFISRAGMMVLDELSSQLEEVAIHLQYVDEEVGHRSCLALIPWSGPLCVPIFPVFSKAKPVYYLTRAGRMLVTELAVLNTQTSKLVIEEPTIHLTEAGRLVLDELSAPSDSHSQPNREDSGFPYEKLQLVGNWGSFHFHYWNIHYGRVQQNEEDMHHLCIVRGVEKQLWWSRVIQEKILDPWGLVQVVLTNKKLIGIKFLGRRIHGLMSGLVKRRSEFTYYEDAQQVDISTTVEGYQERGDEMMAYQFSTSDIITTPHEPSSGSSHQSPPEFSASPFPFRFPSQSPLHLTLHPGPGPDP, encoded by the exons atgctggtgagagagctggcagtgttaaacacacag ATTTGCAAGACTGAGCAGCACATTTTCATCTCTCGTGCTGGCATGATGGTATTGGATGAACTGTCCTCTCAGCTTGAAGAGGTAGCCATTCATCTGCAG tacgttgatgaggaggttgggcaccggtcctgtctggctttaatcccttggtctggaccctTGTGTGTTCCTATCTTT cctgtcttctccaaGGCCAAACCAGTCTACTACCTCACTCGTGCTGGGAGAATGCTGGTAACAGAGCTTgcagtgttaaacacacag ACTTCCAAATTGGTTATTGAGGAGCCTACCATTCACCTCACTGAAGCTGGGAGGCTAGTGCTTGACGAACTGTCAGCACCTTCAGATAGCCATTCACAG CCAAATAGGGAAGACTCTGGTTTTCCCTATGAGAAGTTGCAGCTGGTTGGGAACTGGGGTTCGTTTCATTTCCATTACTGGAATATCCATTATGGACGAGTGCAG CAAAATGAAGAGGACATGCATCACCTGTGCATTGTGAGGGGAGTGGAGAAGCAGCTGTGGTGGAGCAGAGTCATCCAGGAAAAAATCCTGGACCCATGG GGTCTCGTCCAGGTGGTCCTCACCAACAAGAAGCTGATTGGTATTAAG TTCCTTGGTAGAAGGATCCATGGACTCATGTCCGGCCTTGTCAAGAGGAGGTCTGAGTTCACCTAttatgaggatgcccag CAGGTGGATATCTCCACCACAGTGGAGGGGTAccaggagaggggggatgagatgaTGGCATATCAGTTCTCCacctctgacatcatcaccacccCTCATGAGCCGTCCTCTGGCTCCTCTCACCAGTCCCCCCCAGAATTCTCCgcctccccctttcccttccgATTCC